Genomic window (Bacillus vallismortis):
GTCCTGCTTTTCAGACCGGAAAAAAATATGGAGCGCCTGAATCAATCAAACGACCGACTCTGCATCCCGGAAATCGATGAAGAACAGGTTCTCGAAGGTTTAAAACAGCTTGTCGCAATCGATAAAGACTGGATTCCGAACGCGGAGGGCACGTCCCTTTATATCCGTCCGTTCATCATCGCAACCGAGCCTTTTCTCGGTGTTGCGGCATCTCATACGTATAAACTATTTATCATTCTCTCTCCGGTCGGCTCTTATTATAAAGAAGGCATCAAGCCGGTCAAAATCGCTGTTGAAAATGAATTTGTCCGTGCGGTAAAAGGCGGAACGGGAAATGCCAAAACCGCGGGGAACTATGCTTCAAGCTTAAAAGCGCAGCAGGTAGCCGAAGAGAAAGGATTTTCCCAAGTGCTCTGGCTGGACGGCATTGAGAAGAAATACATCGAAGAAGTCGGCAGCATGAACATCTTCTTCAAAATCAACGGTGAAATCGTAACGCCGATGCTGAACGGAAGCATCCTGGAAGGCATTACGCGCAATTCCGTCATCGCCTTGCTCAAGCATTGGGGCCTTCAAGTTTCTGAACGGAAAATTGCGATCGATGAGGTCATCCAAGCCCATCAAGACGGCATCCTCGAAGAAGCTTTCGGAACCGGTACAGCGGCTGTTATTTCTCCAGTCGGCGAGCTGATCTGGCAGGATGAAACACTGTCGATTAACAACGGTGAAACAGGAGAAATCGCCAAAAAACTATATGACACGATTACAGGCATTCAAAAAGGCGCTGTCGCAGACGAATTCGGATGGACGACAGAGGTCGCAGCGCTGACTGAAAGCAAGTAAGAAAAAGCCGGCCCACTGAAGGCCGGCTTTTCTATGCTTCAATCTTGTTAAAGAACTGCGGCAGATACGCTTTGTGCGCCTCCAGCATTTCGTCTAAAATCTGTTTAGCGACCGTGTCGGACGGAACGAGCGGGTTAATCGCCATGGCGAGGAGTGCTGTTTGGTAGTCGCCTGTGACAGCCGCTTCTGCCGCGACACGTTCAAAGGATTTGATTTGCTGGACGAGGCCCCGGACAGATACCGGCAAGTCCCCGACAGCAATTGGCTGAGGGCCGTTTTTCGTCATCACGCAGTTCACTTCAACCGCGGAATCGTCTGGGATGCTGGCGATCGCACCATTATTGATCGTGTTTACCGGCTGAATATCGTGTTTATCATTGTAAATGGAGCTGATTAAATTACACGCGGCATCGCTGTAGTAAGCGCCGCCCCGTTTTTCCAGCTGCTCCGGTTTGATCGCAAGGTTCGGGTCTTTGTAGAGTTCGAATAGCTCTTTTTCGACCTTCTGCACCACTTCAGCTCTGGTGCCTTCCGTTTGTGATGCTTCCAGTTCGTGCTCCAGCATCTCTTTTGTTTTAAAATAGTAACGGTGGTAGCCGCAAGGGATGATATCGAGCGCTTTTAAAAATTCCGGCTCCCACTCTGCGCCTGAGATGTTTTTCATCGTCATCGCGTTTTTCGGATCACCCATTGCTTCGATGACTTGATCCTTCACACTGACGCCGTCCAAGAAGACATCCAGCCCGAACACCATATGATTCAATCCGGCGAATTGGACTTCTACGCGTTCCACATCTACATCAAGCGCTTTGGCTACGCCCATTCTGATGCCGATTGGAACGTTACAGAGACCGACGACATTCTTCAGGTTGGAGTAGCGAAGCAAGGCTTCTGTCACCATGCCGGCAGGGTTTGTGAAGTTAACGAGCCATGCGTTCGGGCAGAGCTCTTCTATGTCCTTTGCGATCTCAAGGATGACCGGAATCGTGCGCAATCCTTTAAACAGGCCTCCCGGGCCGTTCGTTTCCTGGCCGATGACGCCGTATTTTAATGGGATGCGCTCATCCTTGGCTCTTGCCTGCAGAAGTCCGACGCGGAATTGAGTCGTGACAAAGTCTGCGTCTTTCAGCGCTTTTCTTCGGTCGAGCGTAAGATGAATGTCAATCGGGACACCGGCTTTTTCAACCATCCGTTTGGCGAGCGTGCCGACAATATTGAGCTTTTCTTCGCCCTCGGGGATATCGACGAGCCATAATTCACGGACAGGCAGCTCATCATACCGTTTAATCAATCCCTCCACGAGCTCTGGCGTGTAGCTCGAACCTCCGCCAATCGTTACAATCTTTAATCCTTTTGTCATATGCTTGCTCCCCTTTGCTCGGTGATTTTTTCATATAGCTCAATGATCTCCGCCGCCAGTTCCTTCACTGTCATCGCATTCATTAAATGATCCTGTGCATGAACCATCAGAAGCGTCATTTCCGTTTTTTCTCCGCCCGCTTCATTTTGAATCAGCTCTGTCTGATAGTGATGGGCTTTTGACAATTCTTCTGCGGCATCTTGAAGCTTGTTCCGCGCTTCTTCTGCGTCACCGCTTTTCGCAGCGGCAATGGCCTCCATTGCGGAGCTCCTTCCGTTTCCTCCGTGAAGGATGATTTGAAAAATGATTTGCTCCATTTTCTCATTCACGCGATTCACTTCCTTTCTCTACAGAGCCGCTTCTTTGTCATCTGATGCTGCAGGCGTTTGGGCCAGCTCCAGATCGTTTTCTTCTTTCAGCTTCTGTTTATCCCACATTCTGAAAAACGGATAGTAGACAACAAAGGATACGGCGAGATTAATGGCTTGCATGACCGCACCTGAGACTTTTCCCCCTGTCGCCAAATAGCCTGAAAAGATTGGCGGCATGGTCCACGGCACTGCGATCCCCGCCGGTTTGGCGACAAGCCCGGTGCTCATTCCGATGTATGTGAGTGTCACTGTGACAAGCGGCGTGATGATAAACGGAAGTAAAAGCATCGGGTTCATGACGATCGGCATACCGAAAATAATCGGTTCGTTAATATTGAAAATGGCCGGTCCGATCGCAAGCTTTCCGAGCTGCTTCATTTGTTTGCTTCGGGCGCGCAGGAACATTGTGACAACCAGCGCCAAAGTGGCGCCGCTTCCGCCGATATTGATCCAGATATCAAAAAATTGCTGGGTGAAAATCTTAGGCAGCTCCTCACCGGCTTGGAAGGCAATCCTATTGGCATCCATGGCGCCGTACCAAATCGGTGCCATGACGCCGCCGACAATGTTTGCTCCATGAAGACCGCAGGCCCATAAAAGCATTTTGACGGCTTCAGCGACAAGGCTGCCTCCGAGACTTCCGCCAAGAATAGAAAGCGGCGTCCCCAATAAAACGCTTACAATATTATGAAGGCTTTCAAACGGTGTTGCTTCAACAATCAGCCGGGCTGCCCAAATCAGAAAGATGACGGCAAAGCCGGGGATTAACGCGACAAATGACTTGCTGACCGCCGGGGGAACACCGTCCGGCATTTTGAAGACCAAATTGCGCTGGATAATGAGGCGGTAAATCTCAGTTGATACCATCGCGATAATCATGGCGACAAACAGACCTTTGCTTCCCATGAGTGTTAGCGGAATTCCGCCGCCGACCATGATTTCTTTCGTCGAACCATCAGGCGTAAACGGCACTTGATACGGTGTCGCTAACAAAAATGCCGCAAGTGAAATGGCTCCGGCCGACAAGGCATCAACACCATATTTCTCGGCGAGCCGGTAGGCGATGCCGAACGCGGCGACAAGGCCCATAATTTCAAAGGTGGCGTCGACTGGGTAGTCCAGTTTATCAGACCAGGAGCTGCCAAACGTTTTTGCCATAAACTCAGCGTAGCCCGGGATCGGGAGGTTGCCGATGATGAGGAAAAAGGAACCGATGATAATCAGCGGCATCGTGAGAATGATACCATCACGCAGCGCCTGCAAATGACGCTGGCCCGCAATTCTTCCCGCTATAGGCATGACCTTTTCTTCTAAGATCTGATTGACTTTATTCACATAGCCCGCCCCTCTCTATGACACATGTCCAAGCTGTTCAGCCGATTTCAGCACTTCCGCCCCGTTGCACGTGCCATAATGGACGGTATTAATGACGTCTACCGGAACCCCCTTTGCCTCTCCTAATTTTTTCAGCTGCGGAAGCATATAACGGACTTGCGGGCCGAGAAGCAATACATCCGCTTTATCAATATGTTGTTGTACAGAATCCCCTGAAACTGCCCAAATGGTATAGTCTTTTCCTTGTTCCTGCGCACTTTTTTCCATCTTGCTCACCAGTAAGCTGGTAGACATGCCTGCTGCACAAACGAGTAATATATTCATGTAAAAGACCTCCTAG
Coding sequences:
- the licA gene encoding PTS lichenan transporter subunit IIA gives rise to the protein MNEKMEQIIFQIILHGGNGRSSAMEAIAAAKSGDAEEARNKLQDAAEELSKAHHYQTELIQNEAGGEKTEMTLLMVHAQDHLMNAMTVKELAAEIIELYEKITEQRGASI
- the licH gene encoding 6-phospho-beta-glucosidase LicH, which produces MTKGLKIVTIGGGSSYTPELVEGLIKRYDELPVRELWLVDIPEGEEKLNIVGTLAKRMVEKAGVPIDIHLTLDRRKALKDADFVTTQFRVGLLQARAKDERIPLKYGVIGQETNGPGGLFKGLRTIPVILEIAKDIEELCPNAWLVNFTNPAGMVTEALLRYSNLKNVVGLCNVPIGIRMGVAKALDVDVERVEVQFAGLNHMVFGLDVFLDGVSVKDQVIEAMGDPKNAMTMKNISGAEWEPEFLKALDIIPCGYHRYYFKTKEMLEHELEASQTEGTRAEVVQKVEKELFELYKDPNLAIKPEQLEKRGGAYYSDAACNLISSIYNDKHDIQPVNTINNGAIASIPDDSAVEVNCVMTKNGPQPIAVGDLPVSVRGLVQQIKSFERVAAEAAVTGDYQTALLAMAINPLVPSDTVAKQILDEMLEAHKAYLPQFFNKIEA
- the licB gene encoding PTS lichenan transporter subunit IIB, coding for MNILLVCAAGMSTSLLVSKMEKSAQEQGKDYTIWAVSGDSVQQHIDKADVLLLGPQVRYMLPQLKKLGEAKGVPVDVINTVHYGTCNGAEVLKSAEQLGHVS
- the licC gene encoding PTS lichenan transporter subunit IIC, which encodes MNKVNQILEEKVMPIAGRIAGQRHLQALRDGIILTMPLIIIGSFFLIIGNLPIPGYAEFMAKTFGSSWSDKLDYPVDATFEIMGLVAAFGIAYRLAEKYGVDALSAGAISLAAFLLATPYQVPFTPDGSTKEIMVGGGIPLTLMGSKGLFVAMIIAMVSTEIYRLIIQRNLVFKMPDGVPPAVSKSFVALIPGFAVIFLIWAARLIVEATPFESLHNIVSVLLGTPLSILGGSLGGSLVAEAVKMLLWACGLHGANIVGGVMAPIWYGAMDANRIAFQAGEELPKIFTQQFFDIWINIGGSGATLALVVTMFLRARSKQMKQLGKLAIGPAIFNINEPIIFGMPIVMNPMLLLPFIITPLVTVTLTYIGMSTGLVAKPAGIAVPWTMPPIFSGYLATGGKVSGAVMQAINLAVSFVVYYPFFRMWDKQKLKEENDLELAQTPAASDDKEAAL
- a CDS encoding branched-chain amino acid aminotransferase — its product is MTKHTIRVELTSTKKPKPDPNQLSFGRVFTDHMFVMDYAADKGWYDPRIIPYQPFSMDPAAMVYHYGQTVFEGLKAYVSENDHVLLFRPEKNMERLNQSNDRLCIPEIDEEQVLEGLKQLVAIDKDWIPNAEGTSLYIRPFIIATEPFLGVAASHTYKLFIILSPVGSYYKEGIKPVKIAVENEFVRAVKGGTGNAKTAGNYASSLKAQQVAEEKGFSQVLWLDGIEKKYIEEVGSMNIFFKINGEIVTPMLNGSILEGITRNSVIALLKHWGLQVSERKIAIDEVIQAHQDGILEEAFGTGTAAVISPVGELIWQDETLSINNGETGEIAKKLYDTITGIQKGAVADEFGWTTEVAALTESK